The Rhodamnia argentea isolate NSW1041297 chromosome 10, ASM2092103v1, whole genome shotgun sequence sequence cagCTGATGTAAAGCTTGGCAGGTTTCCATGGTGTCGAGAttgaaacatgaaaattttgttgAATTGCTTGGTTATTGTGTTGATGGAAATTCCCGTGTTCTCGCCTACGAGTTTGCATCTAATGGCTCTCTCCATGACATCCTCCATGGTAAGCAAGAGGCATGTCTGATTGTGATCCTTTTACGCTGTTGAACTTTTTGGATTGTACAACTACTTCTAGCTATTATAGTTGTGAAATGACGCCACTGTAAGGCAATTTATGAGTCCACTGTGTGATTTTTGTACCTATGGATGTGTATTGACTGGATGTAGATATTCACAGCCTGTTAAACTCTATGCTTTTTAGATTGATGTGCTACAAGCATAATTATTGACTTACAGCTTACAACTGCCTTTCCCATCATGATGTCATTCAATAATGCTTAAAACAAGTTCAATTGCAGTGGCTTCTACTTAGCACCATCAATCTATGTCATGAATAATTAATGACAGATACCTTGCCTTCTCAACTGCTGTGGTTGGCTAGCTTTGGTTTGCTAGTTTGATCTGCTTTAGCAATGGCTTCAACTTCTcctttgctcttttctttttgggcagtTAAGGGTTAAGAGTAAAACTAAAAGCTACTGTTGCTTTCTCCATTTTAGTATATGTTACAAACAAAGTTGTAAAACTAAACTGCCTTTTCCATCGTTGTGTCACTCAATACTGCTTAAAACTGTTCTTTTGCAATGTCGTCTACTTGATTGCAATGATCTATGTCATGTTATCATTTATAAGGGATACTTTGCATACTCGACTACTGTGGTGAGGTAGCTATTGTTTGCTGGTTTGATCTGTTTTGCTTGCCTTGTAGTCATGCAATTTCTCAATAGTTCCTGCAATACCGCCTTCTAGTTTATCAAGGGCATCAGAGGCTGACTTCAAGAAAGTTCACAATGGGTATACCTGACAGAGAGCTATCATCCTCATATTCATCTTTTAAAAGGACATTTATATGCAATTCTATGGATCATTTCCGCATGGAGGATATGCTAAAACTCCTTGCTTTTAATGATTATTCAATCCGCATATATACACCATCTGTGCTATATGAGTGTTCATATCACTATGGTTACATAGATGCTCTTATGCATATCCTTAACTTAGGGCTTTAGGTTTTGCTGGACCAAACTGACTCGATATGAACTTCTGGTTATGACGTGCAAAAGTGATATTAGTCATCACCATTTTCTTTCAATGCAGGTCGAAAAGGGGTTAAAGGGGCACAGCCTGGTCCCGTTCTTTCTTGGGCACAGCGAGTAAAGATTGCAGTAGGGGCTGCTAAAGGACTCGAGTATCTGCACGAAAAAGCAGAACCTAGAGTAATCCATCGTGATATTAAGTCCAGCAATGTCTTAATATTCGATGATGATGTCGCAAAGATAGCTGATTTTGATTTGTCCAACCAAGCTCCTGATATGGCAGCCCGTCTCCATTCAACTCGTGTTCTCGGCACCTTTGGTTATCATGCTCCCGAGTAAGTTACTTTTGGTTCTCACAATTTATCATATCGTACACACATGCGCAAGCTTGCGCTCCTATCATGACAACTAAGTTTATCATGTTATTTGTATAAAGTATTTTCTggaaagcctttttttttttttttttttttgtgtgttttgtCCTACTCTAGTGACTCAAGCTCATTATCCTTATCGTATAGTGGAGAATCacattttaaatatcttttattTGTGTTATTACTTTTGAGTTTGACAGCAGAGTAGCACAAACATTGACTTTGATGAATGTTTGTGGGAGAAAATGAGAACTTCGCTGCGGTAGGTAGTATTTTGTATACACTTCTCTTTGGGCCAGCTCATATGATCTAAAATCACATGGACTCTTTTTTTAAGCGTAGTTCTGCATGGTAATCCTTGCCATGAGCAACTTTTGATAATGCCAATTTTCTTCTTGCGGGGCAGATATGCAATGACTGGACAGCTAAATGCCAAAAGTGATGTATATAGTTTTGGTGTTGTTCTGCTGGAGCTTCTGACTGGGCGGAAACCCGTGGATCATACATTACCACGGGGGCAGCAGAGTCTTGTTACATGGGTACTAATTTCACCCATCATAATTTATCTTTTACTGTTTGAGTTTTCTATAAAACTGGACTTTCTTTTGGTCCTTTTGCTGTTttaaattgttctttttttttttcctggtatGTGTGTTTTTTATAGGCTACACCTAAGCTGAGTGAAGACAAAGTTAGGCAGTGTGTGGATGCAAGACTTGGAGGCGAATACCCTCCAAAGGCAGTTGCTAAGGTAATGCTTCAACTTACCATGTTAATACGCTTTTACTTTACTGGCATTTAGTATTGGAACTAGAATATGGGACTCATGAGTGCACGATCTCTCGGTCAGTCATCAattaacatcaacatcaccatcaccatcaccatcaccttaattccaaactagttggggtcgacGGTTGatgaatccaaaaataaataaaataaaagcaagaccgattgaaggaaaataaataattatataaaaataaaaatatataaatatatataggaaaaaggactaaaaaagACAGTCtggaacataggaattctgcccCTCCACAATGTTAATAGCTTTCCGCCATTCCGTCTTAAGATAAAccgtacgccaatctatttctcacttcattaaatcttgttttactactttcccccgggtaagtttcggccgacctcttcctttcttcatgttaTGCTCTTGGGAACAAACTTCTATTCTTACCGGAGcatctagggatcttcgaagaatgtgtccaaaccatctcaatctatgttctctcatcttttttgCTAACGGTACTATtaacttttcgtcgaatataTTCATTTGTTATCTtccaccttaacatcctcatttccgctactcccatcacacatatccttgattgcctttacatactttgaaggtatttttttcttcttaagaATCCACCACGGACCCTTTCTTGGAATCCTATCATAAGCCTTATcgagatcaataaacaccatatgtaggtcattcttcttttcttgatatCTCTCCATCAACTGTCGTATCAAGAAGATAGCCTCCATGGTAGATCTTCCtggcataaatccaaattgatttacagAGATATTGGTCCCTATTCTTAAACGATGCTCAATAACTCTCCCACAACTTCATTGTACGGCTCATAAGCTTAATGCTTCTATAGTTGGAACAATTCTAAATATTCTCCTTATTCTTGTAGATAGACATAAGCATACTCTTCCTTCATTCATCGGGCATCTTGTTAGTTTGGAGAATCTTGTTAAAAAGGTTAGTCAACAAACTTATTGCCATATCCCCTAAGCATCTTTACACTTCAATAGGGACACCATCGGGTCCCAAGGCTTTActagtcttcatcttctttaatgCCTCCTTAACTTCATGCACTTTAATTCTACGCACAAACCTTCCGTTTAAATCATCAGAAGCGTCCTCCAAATCCACCTCACTTCTATCGCTCTCTCCATTAAAAAGCTTGTTAAAATAGCTCATCCACCTTTCCTTAACTTCTACATCTCCTACTAAGAGTTTTTTGATTTTCATCCTTGATGCATCTAACCTGAATCaagtctttaattttttttgtcccttatCTTTGCAAGCCTATAGATACCTTTTTCGCTCTCTTTGCTCCCAGTCAGTCGTCAATCCTTCAGATAAATTTCTTATCATTGCTAAGGATTCTGTGATTTCCATATCAACATATTCGATGAATTAATGGACCAGTGGCAGACTTAATGCATTTTAGGCTAAGAGATTCTACCATAGAACTTATCTTTCCTGTATAACAAGATGAATGTTATACAGGCAATAAAATGTGCTCCTGAATTTAGGTTGCTGTGGCTTTTCATTTGCCCTTTTAAGGAAATTGAACTCTAGATTTTGGTGTTCGTGGAGAAATTTAAGTGTCTGGCATAAATATTATGGTAAAAATTCTGGGATCCTCTATGATTTTTGACGCCTCGTTTCATGAGATCTTAATCGTAGAGAGCCAATTCCTAGAATATCTATCTGTGATTGCAGCTGGCTGCTGTTGCCGCCTTATGTGTACAATACGAGGCTGATTTTAGGCCAAACATGAGCATCGTCGTGAAGGCATTACAACCCCTCCTGAATGCACGGCCAGGACCAGCGGGCGAAACAGCAAGCTCATAACTTCTCTGGGTGTGTGCGTGCAAGTGAGCGCGCACCGAAAATGCAACAAACGAACAGATGGTAGAAGGTTTTTCTATATCGGTTTTGTGAATTTGTGTATGGATCCCTCATTGGGAACATTCTATTTATTGATACTGTTCGTATATGACAGCTGTTATCTGCATCGCCTGGCTTTATGAACAATCTTCCTCTTTGTCTTGTTGGTGGATCCTATCTCCTTGAGTTTACTATTTCGCATACTTTTGAGACCGTCTCGATTGCAACGGTATAAAGACCGTAGAAAGAGAACATGACCTTCAGTTCGTTTCCCTACGACATATCCAATTTGTTGATGGCTATGGTCGGGCCAATGACACTCCTCTTTCTCCACCTCCTGGCGCCATCTCCGTCCTTTATTtgcccccttctctctctatgCGTGTTGGTAAATTATAACAGTGAACTTCAATGATTTATGTGGactgattatttattttttatttaattgaaaaCTCGTGAATCACCCATTTTGACTTTGtttgaaaaatcagaaacaTTCGAACCTTTCTCAAAAGCAAATGTAAACGCGCAAATCATGTATATCTTCTTCatgattttgtgaaatttatttagttttttttagatCTTGTCGGGAGATGGATTTATAATGACTAAAATAACTTAGTAGTGCTTGTTCGTCTGTTATGATTCTGTAGCAATTACAGGCTAACAAAATAAACTATATTCAGTGAGACGATACCCGTATTTAGTTTCTTAAGCTCATGCATGAGTATTTCAGTTCAGATATGTAAGGACTCATGAGCTCAAAGAAGAGATATATCTACACATGATCGGTCAAGTATGCATCCCTCGTAGCCCTGCAGAAACTAGAAATCTTTTTGGGCTCGTGAGTTCATACATGAAGTAAATCCTCGAAAGCAAAATGTAGCACCAAAATTAAATGATGGATCTATTGCAACTACTGATAATAAAACGTGAAAATTAATGACTCATGATCGAGGTCGTGAccaattaatttctttttgttttgataAATTTGACATTTGTAAGATGGGGAGACAACAACaggtggtttcattttttttagttaagtGAACGCGCGACCATTTTGCCCACCGAAACGGTTGCTTGTAAGAGAAGTCTTTCTGATGCAAAACCAACAACAGAAAGTATTCTTCTGCAACTTCTCTCTAAGCTCTCTCGAGTTAGCGTTCTTATGAAATCTGGCTCTAATCGATGGTATGCTATTGGGATTAGGGGGTGTTACTCAATTAGCTAGCATCGTTGGGCCAGAATGTTAGACCATCAAGTTAAATCAAGTTGATTATATTTGAATTGGCTTGTTTGATTGATGTAGCGCATGCAAATGACTGGCGTGCAAGTACATTTCTCGGAGTTCCTCTACACCGAACTTTGACCAACATTGCATTGACAACTCCATGGATTGCATTTGCAGACGTATTGTATTCTGGCCGAGTTTTTCTGACCATAAGTTATTCTCTTTTCGACAATTACTTTCTATGTGGTTGGTGTTAAATTatatctcaagtttgagccGCGTATGA is a genomic window containing:
- the LOC115747690 gene encoding pto-interacting protein 1-like isoform X2, producing the protein MSCFSCCEDDDIHKAPDGGGMYPMKSSAGNDGAYHASESAPKGAQAVKVQPIEVPAVPVDELKEITDNFGTDALIGEGSYGRVYYGLLKSGQAAAIKKLDASKQPDDEFLAQVSMVSRLKHENFVELLGYCVDGNSRVLAYEFASNGSLHDILHGRKGVKGAQPGPVLSWAQRVKIAVGAAKGLEYLHEKAEPRVIHRDIKSSNVLIFDDDVAKIADFDLSNQAPDMAARLHSTRVLGTFGYHAPEYAMTGQLNAKSDVYSFGVVLLELLTGRKPVDHTLPRGQQSLVTWATPKLSEDKVRQCVDARLGGEYPPKAVAKVMLQLTMLIRFYFTGI
- the LOC115747690 gene encoding pto-interacting protein 1-like isoform X1 encodes the protein MSCFSCCEDDDIHKAPDGGGMYPMKSSAGNDGAYHASESAPKGAQAVKVQPIEVPAVPVDELKEITDNFGTDALIGEGSYGRVYYGLLKSGQAAAIKKLDASKQPDDEFLAQVSMVSRLKHENFVELLGYCVDGNSRVLAYEFASNGSLHDILHGRKGVKGAQPGPVLSWAQRVKIAVGAAKGLEYLHEKAEPRVIHRDIKSSNVLIFDDDVAKIADFDLSNQAPDMAARLHSTRVLGTFGYHAPEYAMTGQLNAKSDVYSFGVVLLELLTGRKPVDHTLPRGQQSLVTWATPKLSEDKVRQCVDARLGGEYPPKAVAKLAAVAALCVQYEADFRPNMSIVVKALQPLLNARPGPAGETASS